A single window of Synechococcus sp. C9 DNA harbors:
- the gyrB gene encoding DNA topoisomerase (ATP-hydrolyzing) subunit B, with translation MTAAYSAEQIQVLEGLEAVRKRPGMYIGSTGPKGLHHLVYEVVDNSVDEALAGFCTHIEVDLEADGSVRVTDNGRGIPTGIHAKTGKSALETVMTVLHAGGKFGGDNGGYKVSGGLHGVGVSVVNALSAEVEVTVWREGHEFCQRFERGKPVTGLLSTPLQEERRGTSVRFLPDAEIFKETTEFDFATLTNRLRELAYLNAGIQISLRDYRRESPRIETFCYLGGIREYVSYLNRDKQPLHEEIIYIHGERQNVTVEVALQWCVDAYADNVLGFANNIRTVDGGTHLEGLKAVLTRTMNNLARKRNKLKEQDANLAGEHIREGLAGVISIKVPDPEFEGQTKTKLGNTEVRGIVDSLVGEALMEFLEMRPQVADAILDKAIQAYQAAEAARRARELVRRKSVLESSTLPGKLADCSSRDPKESELFIVEGDSAGGSAKQARDRRFQAILPLRGKIINIEKTDDARVYKNAEIQALIMAIGLGIKGEEFDVAKLRYHRVILLTDADVDGAHIRTLLLTFFYRYQRPIVELGHIYIGCPPLYKVERTRPRQVIYCYNDRELQQVKQELPSHANYIIQRFKGLGEMMPEQLWQTTMNPETRTLKRVTIEDAAEADRLFTILMGDRVPPRREFIETYASQLSLEELDI, from the coding sequence ATGACCGCCGCCTACAGTGCTGAACAGATTCAAGTTCTTGAGGGGTTGGAAGCGGTACGCAAACGTCCGGGGATGTACATTGGTAGTACGGGACCCAAGGGATTACACCATCTGGTTTATGAGGTGGTGGACAATTCGGTGGACGAGGCACTTGCAGGCTTTTGTACCCACATTGAGGTGGATTTAGAAGCGGACGGTTCCGTGAGAGTGACGGACAATGGTCGGGGTATTCCGACGGGAATTCACGCCAAAACCGGCAAGTCGGCGTTGGAAACAGTGATGACCGTACTGCACGCTGGGGGGAAATTCGGCGGCGATAACGGCGGTTACAAGGTATCCGGCGGTCTGCATGGGGTGGGGGTGTCCGTGGTCAATGCCCTGTCAGCCGAGGTGGAAGTGACCGTGTGGCGGGAGGGTCATGAGTTTTGCCAACGGTTTGAGCGGGGCAAGCCGGTGACGGGTCTGTTGAGTACACCTTTGCAGGAGGAGCGGCGGGGCACATCGGTGCGGTTTCTCCCGGATGCGGAAATTTTCAAAGAGACAACGGAATTTGATTTTGCCACCCTCACCAATCGCCTGCGGGAATTAGCCTATTTGAATGCGGGGATACAGATCAGTTTGCGGGATTATCGCCGGGAATCGCCTCGAATTGAAACCTTTTGTTATTTGGGGGGCATTCGGGAATATGTGAGCTATTTGAACCGGGACAAACAACCCCTGCATGAGGAGATTATTTATATTCATGGGGAACGGCAAAATGTCACGGTTGAAGTAGCCTTGCAGTGGTGTGTGGATGCCTATGCGGACAACGTTTTGGGATTTGCCAATAATATCCGTACCGTGGATGGGGGCACCCATTTAGAAGGTCTCAAAGCGGTATTGACCCGCACGATGAATAATTTGGCGCGCAAGCGAAATAAACTTAAGGAACAAGATGCCAATTTAGCCGGGGAGCATATCCGGGAGGGCTTGGCGGGGGTAATTTCAATTAAAGTCCCCGACCCGGAGTTTGAGGGGCAAACCAAAACTAAATTGGGCAATACGGAAGTGCGGGGAATCGTGGATTCTCTGGTGGGGGAAGCGCTCATGGAATTTTTGGAAATGCGTCCCCAGGTTGCCGATGCGATTTTGGATAAAGCCATTCAAGCCTATCAAGCGGCGGAAGCGGCTCGCCGGGCACGGGAATTGGTACGGCGTAAATCGGTTTTAGAGTCCTCAACCTTACCGGGGAAATTGGCGGATTGTAGTAGCCGTGACCCGAAAGAATCAGAACTATTTATTGTGGAAGGGGATAGTGCGGGTGGAAGTGCCAAACAGGCGCGAGACCGGCGATTCCAAGCTATTTTACCCCTACGAGGTAAAATCATTAACATCGAAAAAACCGATGATGCCCGGGTGTATAAAAATGCGGAAATTCAAGCCTTAATTATGGCGATTGGTTTGGGCATTAAGGGGGAAGAATTTGATGTGGCAAAATTACGTTATCATCGGGTGATTCTTTTAACGGATGCGGATGTGGATGGTGCCCATATTCGCACCCTATTGCTCACCTTTTTCTATCGCTACCAGCGTCCCATTGTGGAACTGGGGCATATTTATATCGGTTGTCCACCGTTATATAAAGTGGAGCGTACCCGTCCCCGGCAGGTGATTTATTGTTACAATGACCGGGAATTGCAACAGGTCAAGCAAGAATTACCGAGCCATGCCAATTACATCATTCAACGTTTCAAAGGGCTGGGGGAAATGATGCCGGAACAACTCTGGCAAACCACAATGAACCCGGAAACCCGCACCCTGAAACGAGTCACGATTGAAGATGCCGCTGAAGCGGATCGACTGTTTACCATTTTGATGGGGGATCGGGTACCACCCCGGCGAGAATTTATTGAAACCTATGCTTCCCAATTGAGTTTAGAGGAATTGGATATTTAA
- a CDS encoding transposase: protein MRRQIQGLIKPLLNLLPKNDYPVLDTRLFVLIWMHFILDARVATMRGLFFLLNHLNFKVDISTFSKACKHRSTEPFQVILRELQKRLKHHQGEFKHLFPLDSTIITLTSKLFWHYKQVKLTLGLDINEGNIGDESIIFGKTNDHKIGHLVIGTIPENAVGIMDRGFASWKLMDEMCKRNTLFIVRIRNNMKLQPDNPDIRVIQFFNEEENTEYRLATNVTSMTDEEICSAYRLRWRIELLWKALKMHLKLDRIITKNENGVRLQIYAVLIGYLILRLLEIGHNKTYELIDKLRYLQIEIGRHCSFMELVGVEPLVG from the coding sequence ATGAGACGACAAATTCAGGGACTTATCAAGCCCTTGCTGAACCTTCTTCCCAAAAACGACTATCCAGTCTTGGATACTCGCTTGTTTGTACTCATATGGATGCACTTCATTTTAGATGCAAGAGTCGCCACCATGCGGGGCTTATTCTTCCTCTTGAATCATCTCAATTTTAAAGTTGACATATCAACGTTTTCTAAGGCGTGTAAACATCGTAGCACCGAGCCGTTTCAAGTGATCCTAAGAGAACTGCAAAAACGGCTTAAACATCATCAAGGTGAATTTAAGCACTTATTCCCATTAGATTCTACCATTATCACCCTGACCAGCAAATTATTCTGGCACTACAAGCAGGTAAAATTGACGCTTGGCCTGGATATAAATGAGGGCAATATCGGTGACGAATCAATTATATTTGGAAAGACTAATGACCATAAAATTGGGCATCTTGTGATTGGGACGATACCTGAGAATGCCGTTGGTATCATGGATAGGGGTTTTGCTTCCTGGAAATTAATGGACGAAATGTGTAAACGAAATACATTGTTTATTGTGCGGATTAGAAATAATATGAAGTTGCAACCTGACAATCCGGATATTCGGGTAATTCAATTTTTTAATGAAGAGGAAAACACAGAATATAGGCTAGCGACTAACGTGACTTCGATGACGGATGAAGAGATTTGTTCAGCCTATCGTTTGCGCTGGCGAATTGAGTTGCTTTGGAAGGCACTAAAGATGCACTTGAAATTGGATAGAATCATTACCAAGAATGAGAATGGTGTGCGGCTACAGATTTATGCCGTATTGATTGGTTATCTAATTTTAAGATTGCTGGAGATAGGTCACAATAAGACCTATGAATTGATTGACAAGTTGCGATATTTACAAATAGAAATAGGCCGACACTGTAGCTTCATGGAACTCGTAGGGGTAGAGCCGCTCGTAGGATAA
- a CDS encoding SpoIID/LytB domain-containing protein, producing the protein MRTTVGVILAGLTLAGGVASATELRVGIQQGAKTVRVGASGNAVVTDGSGRTLGTLPPMLGFVAQVQGGQVVLHTFRGRDLWVRPTDNSFVFISDDWYRGRLRLVARPDGLLAVNHVPLEEYLYSVVGSEMYPFWPLEALKAQAVAARSFILFRLRRPADPDFDVGRTVTWQAYKGYSRESDSTREAVTATTGQVVTYRGQIIEAVYHAASGGHTENVEDIWSAPRPYLRGVPDFDQEAPVYSWQKTFTQAELSRLLPGVGQVTSLTPVRTTPQGRVVEMRVTGTTGTKTFTGSELRRLLDLRSTLFQVTPTRGDVASTNPVNAPDGSFEFQGRGFGHGLGMSQWGAFGLAQRGYNYQQILQYYYQGTEINSTR; encoded by the coding sequence ATGCGAACCACAGTTGGCGTCATTCTGGCGGGGCTGACCCTTGCCGGGGGTGTTGCCTCGGCTACGGAACTACGGGTGGGCATACAACAGGGCGCAAAAACCGTGCGGGTAGGGGCTTCTGGCAATGCCGTCGTTACCGATGGGTCAGGGCGAACCCTGGGCACGTTACCCCCCATGTTGGGTTTTGTGGCGCAGGTGCAGGGGGGGCAGGTCGTACTGCACACGTTTCGGGGACGGGACTTGTGGGTGCGTCCGACGGACAATAGCTTTGTCTTCATCAGCGATGATTGGTACCGGGGGCGGTTGCGCTTGGTGGCTCGCCCGGATGGACTGCTGGCGGTCAACCATGTCCCCCTGGAGGAATACCTGTACAGTGTGGTCGGCTCGGAAATGTACCCCTTCTGGCCTTTGGAAGCCCTGAAAGCCCAGGCGGTAGCCGCCCGTTCCTTTATCCTGTTCCGGTTGCGCCGCCCGGCAGACCCGGATTTTGATGTGGGGCGCACCGTGACGTGGCAAGCCTACAAGGGCTACAGCCGGGAATCCGACAGCACTCGGGAAGCGGTAACTGCCACCACCGGGCAAGTGGTGACCTATCGGGGGCAAATCATCGAAGCTGTCTATCACGCCGCCTCTGGGGGACACACGGAAAACGTAGAGGATATTTGGTCCGCCCCCCGTCCGTACCTGCGGGGAGTGCCGGATTTTGACCAGGAAGCCCCCGTTTATAGTTGGCAAAAAACCTTTACCCAAGCGGAACTCAGCCGCCTACTGCCAGGGGTCGGGCAAGTGACCAGCTTGACCCCAGTGCGTACCACGCCCCAGGGACGGGTGGTGGAGATGCGGGTGACCGGCACGACAGGAACTAAAACCTTTACCGGCTCGGAGTTGCGCCGCCTCCTTGACCTCCGTAGTACCCTGTTTCAAGTCACCCCCACCCGGGGAGATGTTGCCAGTACCAACCCGGTGAATGCCCCCGACGGCAGTTTTGAATTTCAGGGGCGGGGATTTGGGCACGGCTTGGGCATGAGCCAATGGGGAGCCTTTGGATTAGCACAACGGGGTTACAATTACCAGCAAATTTTGCAGTACTATTACCAGGGTACCGAAATTAATTCGACCCGTTAG